Genomic segment of Bicyclus anynana chromosome 18, ilBicAnyn1.1, whole genome shotgun sequence:
AGCTTAAACCTAAAACAGCACATTATATGTGATAGATTacctgtaataataaaaaaggtaaaaattaattattgaaattaatttttttagcttTATGTTCTCTGAAGGacaccataatattataaacaacagATGCTTTTGATATTATCTATTTTGTCAAAATATGATTAACAGAAATGAACACACTTAtggaaaataaatacatatacatataggcTTAAAATCATATACCTTCCTTATTtgagtaaaaaaaagtaatggcTTCAACAATATATCATATCCCATacatcaacatcattaacaaactctatttggctcactgttgagcacgagtctcttctaacaatgagaggggttaggctgtagtccaccacactggcccaatgcagactttacacacatagagaattaagaaaattctcaggtttcctcttAAGATGTATTTTCCTTCACCCTATGAAACATGTGAtatttgttttcttaaaatgcacatatctgtaAAGTCCATGGTCtgaactggattcgaacctatgccctatgaatcaaaggcagacattatatccactgggctatcataacTCATACAGCAAGATATATTGCTGACCAATAGCTGTAATATTGCATGTCTTCGCAGTAATATTGCATGTCCTCGCATCAATGCCACAAAAGACTGTGACATTTCTCTTTTTCTCAGTTTGAGATATATAAGTATGGTTATGCATTTTAGGCTTACATTGATGACTAAGACTAATTTAAGTACACTACACTTATTTTAGTATGTAAAAACTGCATTACTTCTTGAGGAGTTGATGGCGGGTGACCAGGAATGGTATAGACAATCCAGAGCCGATGAATACAATGAACAATCCTGTCAGCTTGTAGCGGTTGCTCAAATCGAACGGCAGGTTCTGAAATCATCAACCACAAAATGATTACACCTACAGGTAAAGTTTATGTGAAAGTAAATATATATCTCAATTTCTACATAAATTAGCACACACCCCACAGTTTCATCTGCATAGTTCTTGTTCCTGTGAGAATGATagctaaaatatagcctatgtttacCAGAGATAATGAAGGATTCAAAtagagaaagaatttttcaaattggtccaatAGTTTCACATCCTATAAATTATAGTTACAAACAAATAAtgaaatcttttctttttttaatagatatatgTATGGAAATAAATAATCAGGTTAGTTCAACATTTATACCTCTAGAAAGGCTGAatagatttggatgaaatttgggaCATACATAGATTATAGACTGGAAAAGCATAGACATTTTTAAACCATTAAGATTGATGCAGAGGAAATTGCAGTTTATGtggtattattttaaatgttttactttggaaataatattatcttaattaattatcaattatatgtatatcataATTTCAGTTTATCAAAAAAACACTTCAACAATCAATTCCCAAATATCAATTACTTCATCACTTTTCTTTGCAATGGAAGCCTttgaatatatataaaaattggtCTAATAATTAATAGAGGCTTTTGGCCAGCACTTTGCATAGAgttttatgaaattgaaacattttaacctatacaaaaatatttataaaattattaccttTATGTTCAATTCGCACGTTTGTAAGTTGTCGATTTATATAACTACTCTAACTTGTATATTTAATGCTTAAAAACAcgtataaaacattaaaatcaagttaggattatgtaatgtttatatttgaatttagaacttACCTCTCCGGGAACACCACCGTGGGAGTGGTTCCTAATGAAGTTGGTCATCACATTTCTGCCGAGTTTGTTAGAAGCACGAGCTAATGGCGCCAGCATTTTGATATCTTTTGAGGATTAGATTTTAGAAATGTGAGAAAATTCGATTTTCACTGCAAAGCGAAAATTACtgtgctcgttttttttttttattaaaatctaccAAAACTAATGCTGCGTTCTAGTTTAACTTTTCAAATGTAAATAACGGTAGTTTTAGGAACGCATCCAAATATTTCTGCCAGGAAATAAAACTaccagtatttttatttaatatttattcgtACCAATTTTACAGTTACGTTTTAGTAGATAACTTTCAAAACAttacactatttattatatcacaAGAAGTATTTCCTTCACAATctgaaacaaaatcaaaattatcatttcaataaaattaaaaaaaaaaactttattgctAAGGGTAAATCCCCCAaacattcaaaatataaaatatacctcgCTGTCGCTACTGTGAGTATGCGAATGTTGTGTGAGCATAACTAGCCGAAAATTATTCTGTTTAATTAATGGAAATCTACTTAAGGAAAATGCCCTCCAATTTAAGGAAGTTTGTCATTTAATACCTATAGTATAGTTTCATAAAAACTCGGTAACTGTATAATATTAAGACCTCGAATCTCGATGACTTTGATAATACTTAGTAGAACTTAGTCCTTGTAAAAATCGATGTAACCTATCTCAtaccttctatttatattgttGAATGCTATAGATATAATTTTGTACACTAATCGGTTCAACCCTTTGAGCATAGTGCGATGACCAAAGGTCTATTTCCCAAGAGAAacctatgctaatattataaagagttaaagtttgtgtagttgtagggggtaatctctggatttacgggaccgatttggaaaattcttttgccaatagaaagctacgcgGGGCGTCATACAGCGGCATTTCTGCGTctttagaaattttatattatctccgaaactatttaatatactgtaaagggcaaatcttatctctttactatccttgtgattattaataatttattttgataaggatttaagtttagttgtataaatgaTGACGAAAAcctaagtataaaaattaataatttttaaatacaaaaggtGCACACAATGCTAcatcagctaatatatagaagatagatatatggtgttgttgacttttttgtagaacttttaaaagttcttaacggttaatggaaaaaatataaaacgctatagttgcccttcgatttttgaaagttcccctgaatttctccaggatcccattaTCAGATCGGAGAAAcggtgacaatgggaccacctcaggagtataccctttcaaacaaaaaataattattcaaatcggtccaggcgtcttcgagtaatcaggtaacatacaaaaaaaaaacatacaaacgaattggtaacctcctcctttttcgaagtcggttaaaaactgtgataactctgtttctatatatgatactaatataaaataacgtaGCAATCTACTGGTGcaacaatttttgaaattggattagtagttctattttttttaaattggatcagtagttccaaagattaccccttacaatgaATGTTATAAACttcacctttttataatattagtatagattagtggaatatttattacataataaaacatgtaaaaatataaatagaagggggtgaattcggggttaaaagtttacattcatTTCcatccacgcggatgaagtcgcgggcgtctgctagtctataaAATTTACCCTAAGGCCTAAACAAATAAAGCCGAATGCATTTAAGTACTCTCGAGATAAAGTAGGTAAGCTTTGGTTTGGATTAGACTTGAAACATAATACTTATTCTTCAAAGAACTCTAACGA
This window contains:
- the LOC112051604 gene encoding cytochrome c oxidase subunit 7C, mitochondrial yields the protein MLAPLARASNKLGRNVMTNFIRNHSHGGVPGENLPFDLSNRYKLTGLFIVFIGSGLSIPFLVTRHQLLKK